From the genome of Ornithobacterium rhinotracheale, one region includes:
- a CDS encoding thioesterase family protein, producing the protein MIKGTTYIRVRYGETDQMGYAYYGNYAQYFEVGRAELLRNIGLNYKHLEEQGIMTPVLSLFCKYIAPAKYDDELCIETCIPEIPTGARIKFTYQITNQEGKLLTIGETELVFVDMKTGRPTSVPPIFKETLQKLMPQNGS; encoded by the coding sequence ATGATTAAAGGAACTACTTATATAAGAGTGAGATACGGCGAAACCGACCAAATGGGCTATGCCTACTATGGGAATTATGCGCAATATTTTGAGGTAGGGCGTGCGGAACTTTTGCGCAATATTGGTCTAAATTACAAGCATTTAGAGGAACAAGGTATAATGACACCTGTGCTTAGCTTATTTTGCAAATACATTGCACCTGCTAAGTATGATGATGAGCTCTGCATCGAGACCTGCATTCCGGAAATTCCTACGGGAGCACGCATAAAATTCACCTACCAAATCACCAATCAAGAGGGGAAATTATTAACAATTGGGGAAACAGAACTTGTTTTTGTGGATATGAAGACTGGGCGCCCTACCAGCGTTCCACCCATTTTTAAAGAAACCTTACAAAAACTTATGCCTCAAAATGGGAGCTAA